ACCGCCAGGAGAACGCCAGGGCGCAGCTCATCAACACCCCAGCCACGAGCACAATGCCGACGCTGAACTGATCCCCCACCAGGACGATGCCGACACTGCCCGAACCGTGATGCGGCGTCCAACCGCCGAGCCAGGCAACGAGTCGCCCACGGGCGGAGGCTTCCAGAAGAACGAATTCCATTGCGGTCACCGCAACAGAGGTGGCAATCGCGACGAAGTCGACCGTCGGCCGATTCACCCAACTACCCATGCCCAGCAGGACGCAAGCGACCACGATGGGGACCAGGATGACGGCGGGCATCAGCACGGTGGCAAGTGCTGCTGAGGTCATGTCAGCCTCGCAGCGCCCGCAAGTTGTCCGGATTCACGGTGTCGTGTGTTTTGGCGATCTGAATCGTCAATGCCAGCAGCATCGACGTCACTGCGGTCGAGACGACGATATCCGTCAACGTCAACGCCTGGACGACCGGATCGACCAGGTGCTTCGCACCGGTCGGCGACGAGTTGAAGATAGGCGCGGTCGCGCCATTCTGGTAGCCGACCGACAACAGAAGCACATAGGTCGCGGATTGCGCAACGGCAAGACAGACGATCGCTTGCACCAGGTTCCGACTGCGAGCGATACCGATCACACCGAGCAAGAAAATTGCAACGGCAACCAGATAGGGATACAGCGTCATGCCCGGTCCTCGCTCTCTATCGTCGCCGATGACGACCCGCCGGAACGCTGTGGCCATGACAGGTGCCGCTGCTCGAGGAAATGGGCGATCAGCACCACCATGCTGCCTGCAACAGCGAGCCCGACGGCACCATTGAGCAACGGCACGCTGCCCGATGAGACGAGTTGTGCCAGAGCACCGTACGGGAGCACATTGGCCAACCACGCCCCTCCCAAGGCCAGTGCACTCGCGCCGATCGCTGCGAACGCAATCACGCCGATTGCCTCAGCTTGCTCGAACCAGCCAAGCGGGCGCAGCCGCCTGAACGCAGAATATCGACCGCCGACGTACATCAGATGTAAGCCAGTCGCCAGGATGACATCGCCCTGAAATCCTCCGCCGGGAGTAATTGCTCCGTGCGTAACGACGTCAACACCGAGGATCAGCGTGACCGGAACGGCGACGACCACCAGCAGTCGGGTGGTATTGCCTGTCTGCGATACCTCACAGCAGTAGCCGACTTCCGGGGTGCAGCCGCGAGAGCTGACTTCACGCTCACATGGCTTTCACGAGCCAGGAAGTGCGTCCTCAAGATGGGCAGTTGTTGAAGTTCGGTGAAGTAGCGAACTTCACGAAATTCGCTCTTAGCCTCCGGCCACTTGGCGATGGGGCTCGCCAGCCGTCCGCCTTTCGGTTCCTGATGGTGGCGTTTGAAAACTGGCCTCGTGCAGTTCCTGGTCGGGTCCTTCGTCTTGCCAGCTGGGTTTCCGGAAGCGATAGATCAGTAGCGCAGCGCTCACGAAGACGACCAGTCCCGCCGCGACCAGCGCGACGTAGATGACGGGATTTCCAACAGGCAGTTGTGTCGGCGGAAAGAACGATACGAGGAGGGAGAAAGCGACGGCCGCGAAGCCGAGTCCGGCGACGATCCACATTCCTGCTTTGCCGCCCGGGATTTTGAATGCGCGTGCCAGTTTGGGCTGTGTGTAGCGGAGTCGGATTGCGGCGGCGTACATGAGCAGGTACATCACGATGTAGAGGCTGATTGTGACGGTGGAGATCAGGAAGAACGCTCCGCTGACGTTCGACGTGAACAGGTAGATCGAGGAGACGGCGGTCACGATGATCGCCTGGATGATCAGGATGTTGCGGGGGGCGCCCTGCTTGTTGGTCTTCTGCATGAGCGGCGGCAGTAAGCCGTCGTGCGCGGTCGCGAGGAGACCTCTGCTGGGCGAGGACAACCAGGCCAGGGCGCCACTGAGCGCGCCGAACGCGATGAGTGCCGCGAGCACTTGGACGACCCAGCCGATATGCCACTGGTCGACCAGGACTGTTTTCAGCGCTTCGAACACTCCGGTCTGGAGGACGAGCTTGTTGTAGGGCACCAGGGCGGCGACGGCGAGCGAGCCGAGCAGGAAGACCGCTATGGAGACGATCGAGGCCAGCAGCATCGCTGCCGGGAACCCGCGTCGTGGGTTCTTCATCTCTCCGACGTGCACCGATTGAACTTCGACGCCGGCGAAGAGCAGCATGATGTTGCCGAGGAACGCAAGCGACCCGAGTCCGGCGAGAAGCGGAAGCAAACGAGGCCCTGCGGAACCGTTGACGACGTGGCTGACCGCAGAGTCCGTTGCGGTCGACCAACCCATGGCGTGACCGGTCGTAGCCCACCAGAGAAACAGCAGGACGAGCACCGCACCGGGAACGACGGTGCCGATCAGGAACCCGTACTTGGCGACCCTGGCAAGGATCGCGCTACCACGGAGGGCGAGGAGCGTCGCGAGCCAGTAGCTGACGATACAGAAGATCCCGACGTAGATGTGGGCGTTGGCGAGGCCTGCGTCGTTCAGCGCGAAGGCCGCGGCCGCCGCCGCGAACGCGAGACCAGTGGGAAACCAGACAACGTTCTGAATCCATTGCAACCAGATGCCGACGAAGCCCCAGCGTTGCCCGAACGCTTCCCCGATCCAGGTGTATACGCCGCCTTTGCGGTTGGAGAACGCGCTCCCGAGTTCTGCTGACACGAGTGCCGCGGGGATGAGGAAGAGGATGACGGCGAAGCCGATGTAGGTGAACATCGTGAGTTCTTCTTTGGCCATCACGGGCAATCCCCGGAGGCTGGTGACGACTGCGGCTGCGGTGAGGAAACCGACGGTCGGGACCGACATGAACGCAGCCTTCTTGACGCTGTGCTTTCGAACGTCGACGGGTCGAGTGAGTGTTTCGCCGGTCATGATTTCACCAGTTCGGCCGGCACTGCAGGGATCGCGTCGTGATTGAAACCAGTTGCCTCACCCGCCGTGAGTTTCCTCGACGGGGGGCGGTCGTCGAGCTTCGCAATGCCGCGGCGCATGTCCTCAAGGAGGAGGTCGGCCATGTCGATGCTGAAGCCATGGCGCACGATGATGCGCTGCACGGTCACAGCTTCCTGTCCGGCGGGCAACGTGTAGGCAGGGACCAGCCAGCCGCGGGTGCGCAGTTCTTCGGCCAGGTCGAACAGGTTGTGTGCGTGCTCGCCTGCACTGAGCTTCCAGGTCACAGCGGGGATGCCCAGGGTCGGGTCGCCGCTGAAGACAAGCTCGAACCGACCGAGGCGGGTAATCCCTGCTGCGAGGTGCTGGGCGACCTCGTACGTTGCGGCCTGGATCTTGCGGTAACCCTCTTTGCCGAGCCGGAGGAAGAGATAGTACGAGGAGATGACCTGCCCGCCGGGTCGGGAGAAATTTAGGTTGAACGTCGGCATCTGACCGCCGAGGTAGTTCACATTGAAGATCAGTTCGTCCGGCAAATCGCCGCGTTCACGCCAAATCACCCAGCCGCTCCCGATCGGCGCAAGACCGGTCTTGTGTCCAGACGCGTTGATGGATTTGACCCGCGGGAGGCGGAAGTCCCAATCGATCTCAGGGGCACAGAACGGTGCGACGAAACCGCCACTGGCAGCGTCGACGTGAATGGGAATGTCTAAGCCGGTGCGCGCCTGGAGGTCGTCGAGTGCAGCGCTGATCGCCGCGACATCCTCGAACAGGCCGGTGAACGTCTGACCAAAAGTCACGACGACGGCAATGGTGTTCTCGTCGCACTGAGCGATCGCTTCCTCCGCCGTCATGACATACCGGTCGTTCATCGGCACCTGTCGGGTTTCGACATCGAAGTATCGGCCGAACTTCTCCCAGCAGACCTGCACGGGCCCGCATACGAAGTTCGGGGTCGCGGTCGATTTTCCGGCAGCGATTCGCTTCGCCTTCCAGGTCCATTTCGCAGCAAGACCCCCGAGCATGGCTGCTTCGCTGGAGCCAGTCGTGGAAGTGCCGATGGTGCCGGCAGCGTCCGGGGAGTTGAAGAGGTCGGCGAGCATATGCACGCAACGGTTCTCGAGTTCAGCGGTTTGCGGGTACTCGTCTTTGTCGATGATGTTCTTATCGATCGAGTCGGCCATGAGCTGGCGGACTTCGGTTTCGACCCAGGTGGTGCAGAACGTGGCGAGGTTCATCCGGGCGACCCCATCGAGCATCAGCTCGTCATGGACGAGCTGATACACATCTCGTGGGTCCCGTTCGGGCGCGGGAAAATGACTCTTCGGAGCCCTTCTGATCATCGAGGGCGAGGCGAATACGTCGCCGAGTTCGTCGTCCAGAGGGACCGGGTTCGCGGTGATCGTCATGATGCCTTCTTGTCATGGTCGAGGGGCGTCGGCTGTTCCTGGTCGATGAGTGCCGAGGGTTGCTGCAGTAAGGATGTGCGGGACTGGAGATCCCAATCGGCGATCAGCGCGGTGATGTCGATTGGTTGCGTTGCGCCCAGACCGATATTTGCTGGATCGTCTGGTGCCGGAAAATGTCCGGGTTCTATTGGCTGCGTGTCGAAGGGGTTGTTGCTGAGTGTTGTCATGGTGTTGTCCTGCCCGGTCAAACGGTTATCGAGAACACACGCGTGAGTCATCGCTCAGCTGTGCGGTGAGGGGGAAGGACAAACGTCGTCGGTTGTTACCTTCCACAGCGGTCTCAGTGACCGGGCTATGGAACGAACGCTGCGCTTCTGTGCGGACGCGGCCAGGGTCTGCCTTAGGTCGGCGCGCGGATTCTCGCGTGAGAGGTAGGCGGTGTTGCGAGCGTGCTGGGAATCACGGTGGCCCCTTTTCGGCGTGTATTAATCCGCCGCCGGGGATCTCGAGCAACATGCTCACCATACGCGTGCGCAGTTCGCACGTCAATTCCCATTTCGTTCGGATCGGCTGGGCGTAGTGTGTGAGGCACGCGCGGCAGAGGTCGTGCGTACGGTCGACGCCCGGTTTGCGTGCCGATCTTGCCGCACGCGAGGTCCGCGAGCTATCCATGACCGATGCTGTCCCCGCGTCCGATCCCCCGACTCCGACGGGTGTTCCCGATTGGGAGTGGGGCGACGATCTCTGCGCCCCGTTCGTCGATCTGCTGCCGGTGTCCGGCGCGTCGATCGCGGTATTTCGGCGCGGCGAACACCGGCGAGCAAATCTCGGTCTCCGATATCGCAGCTTCCGCCGGACACTGGCCGGCTTTCAGCGACGCAGCTCTCGAACAGGGATTCCGTTCCGTGCACGCGATACCCATGAGACTGCGCGGTGACACGATCGGCACGATGAACCTCTTCGGCACATCGGTGGGAGAACTCACCCGCCGAAACGCGGCAGCCGCACAAGCTCTCGCGGACGTGGCGACAATCGGGATCCTCCAAGAACGCGTCGCGGCCCATGCAAACGTGGTGGCTGAGCAACTCCAGAAAGCGCTCAACAGTAGAGTCCTCATCGAACAGGCCAAGGGTGCCATCGCCCAAGCCAACGGCACCTCGATGGGCGAGTCCTTCGCTGTTCTGCGCCGTTACGCACGCAACCACAACCTCACCCTCCACGCCGTGTCCGTGGCCATCACCAACCGGTCACTTCGCATCGCCGCGCTCATCGACAGTGGCGAGCGGATCACCAGGTATAAGCGGGCAGCCTGGCGCAGTCGAAAGCTCCCCGATGCCATTGCGCCGGCGAGAGCGTAGACTGTTCTTGTTGCTCTAGACCTTTGGCGGCGAACTCTTTCGCGCGAACTAGGGGTAACAATGGCTCAGCACCCGCATAGCCGGTCCATCGGTTCTTCACCGTGCGCCTTGCTCCAGGTGCACCGTCCGCAATCGGAGAGCTCGGCCCGGCTGCGTGATGAATCCGTCTACGAGCGACACCGTTCGGTGTTCGTTGCGCGCCAGGTACACCGCCCTGTCCTTCAGCCTCCGCTCTCGGGCAAGGCCGCGTTGTTGACCAACAGATCGGCGCGAGCCAAGACATTCACACAGACGCCACCGAATCGGCGCACGCAACGACGTCTCGTATCCACATTGCCTTCGCATGACGGCGCCGTCATGCCCACGCGGCATCCAAGCGATGGAGGGACGCTGGACTCCGCGAGCAGGCGTGTGTCCGCCACCAATTCACCACAAAGAGAGATGAGGTCGTCATGACTGCAGGAGAAGGCATCAAGAAGGGTGCCGAAGGCACCAAGAACGTCGCCGACAAGTCGGTGAACGCTGTCGAAAAGAAGATCGACGAGGTTACCGACACGGT
The Rathayibacter sp. SW19 DNA segment above includes these coding regions:
- a CDS encoding sodium:proton antiporter, producing the protein MTLYPYLVAVAIFLLGVIGIARSRNLVQAIVCLAVAQSATYVLLLSVGYQNGATAPIFNSSPTGAKHLVDPVVQALTLTDIVVSTAVTSMLLALTIQIAKTHDTVNPDNLRALRG
- a CDS encoding MnhB domain-containing protein yields the protein MVVAVPVTLILGVDVVTHGAITPGGGFQGDVILATGLHLMYVGGRYSAFRRLRPLGWFEQAEAIGVIAFAAIGASALALGGAWLANVLPYGALAQLVSSGSVPLLNGAVGLAVAGSMVVLIAHFLEQRHLSWPQRSGGSSSATIESEDRA
- a CDS encoding amino acid permease, with amino-acid sequence MTGETLTRPVDVRKHSVKKAAFMSVPTVGFLTAAAVVTSLRGLPVMAKEELTMFTYIGFAVILFLIPAALVSAELGSAFSNRKGGVYTWIGEAFGQRWGFVGIWLQWIQNVVWFPTGLAFAAAAAAFALNDAGLANAHIYVGIFCIVSYWLATLLALRGSAILARVAKYGFLIGTVVPGAVLVLLFLWWATTGHAMGWSTATDSAVSHVVNGSAGPRLLPLLAGLGSLAFLGNIMLLFAGVEVQSVHVGEMKNPRRGFPAAMLLASIVSIAVFLLGSLAVAALVPYNKLVLQTGVFEALKTVLVDQWHIGWVVQVLAALIAFGALSGALAWLSSPSRGLLATAHDGLLPPLMQKTNKQGAPRNILIIQAIIVTAVSSIYLFTSNVSGAFFLISTVTISLYIVMYLLMYAAAIRLRYTQPKLARAFKIPGGKAGMWIVAGLGFAAVAFSLLVSFFPPTQLPVGNPVIYVALVAAGLVVFVSAALLIYRFRKPSWQDEGPDQELHEASFQTPPSGTERRTAGEPHRQVAGG
- a CDS encoding glutamate decarboxylase; amino-acid sequence: MTITANPVPLDDELGDVFASPSMIRRAPKSHFPAPERDPRDVYQLVHDELMLDGVARMNLATFCTTWVETEVRQLMADSIDKNIIDKDEYPQTAELENRCVHMLADLFNSPDAAGTIGTSTTGSSEAAMLGGLAAKWTWKAKRIAAGKSTATPNFVCGPVQVCWEKFGRYFDVETRQVPMNDRYVMTAEEAIAQCDENTIAVVVTFGQTFTGLFEDVAAISAALDDLQARTGLDIPIHVDAASGGFVAPFCAPEIDWDFRLPRVKSINASGHKTGLAPIGSGWVIWRERGDLPDELIFNVNYLGGQMPTFNLNFSRPGGQVISSYYLFLRLGKEGYRKIQAATYEVAQHLAAGITRLGRFELVFSGDPTLGIPAVTWKLSAGEHAHNLFDLAEELRTRGWLVPAYTLPAGQEAVTVQRIIVRHGFSIDMADLLLEDMRRGIAKLDDRPPSRKLTAGEATGFNHDAIPAVPAELVKS
- a CDS encoding GAF and ANTAR domain-containing protein — translated: MLSPRPIPRLRRVFPIGSGATISAPRSSICCRCPARRSRYFGAANTGEQISVSDIAASAGHWPAFSDAALEQGFRSVHAIPMRLRGDTIGTMNLFGTSVGELTRRNAAAAQALADVATIGILQERVAAHANVVAEQLQKALNSRVLIEQAKGAIAQANGTSMGESFAVLRRYARNHNLTLHAVSVAITNRSLRIAALIDSGERITRYKRAAWRSRKLPDAIAPARA